From the genome of Papaver somniferum cultivar HN1 unplaced genomic scaffold, ASM357369v1 unplaced-scaffold_10, whole genome shotgun sequence:
ACATGTTAAACATCGATGAGAAGTTTCATCCAGTTCGTCAGAAAGTTAGGAAAATGGCGCTAAGCAAAAAAGATGGAGTTGCTGCAGAAGTCGAGAATCTTTTGGAAGCAAGTTTTATTCGACCAGTACAATATCCTCATTGGTTGTCTAATATTGTGCCCATTCCAAAGAAAAATGGTAAAATTCGTGTCTGTATCGATTTTACCGATTTAAATAAAGCATGTCCGAGTGATCCATACCCACTACCGCAGATAAGATATTTGGTGGATGCAACTTCAGGGTACGGgaaactgtcattcatggacaaTTTCtcagggtataaccaaatacGTCTGTTCGatgaagatcaagagcatacttccTTTGTgactgacaaaggagtttactgcTATATTGTGATGCCGTTCTGGCTAAAGAACGCATGAGCAACCTACCAACATTTGGTAGACGATATGTTCAAAGATTTGATTGGGAAGACGATGGAGGTATATATCGACGATATGGTAGTGAAATCTGAGCAAAAGGAGTCCTATTTTCTCGATCTACAGAAGACGTTCGATATCTTGAGACGATACCGCATGAAGCTCAACCCAGCAAAAATTTCATTCGGGTTATCCTCGAGAAAATTCCTTGGATACTTGATGACCCACAGGGGAATCGAGGCGAATCCGGAGAAAATCAGAGCCATCAGAGATATGTCTTCCCCAAGAACAAAGAAGGAGGTCCAGAAGCTAGCAGGGCAATTAGAAGCTTTAAGTCGTTTCATTTCGCGCTTGTCAGATCAATTCAAGTCATTATTTGACGTTTTGAGGAAAGCAGTGAACTTTGGTTGTACGGAAGAGTGTGAAAGAGCTTTCGATGAAATCAAACTGTATTTATCTACCCCCACTCAGTATTGGTGAGTCCAAAAACTGGGAAACCTGTCAGAGTTTATCTAGCTGCAACAGATAACACTGTAAGTGCAATACTATTTGTTACTGAAGAACATGAAAAACCTGTTTACTTCGTCAGTAAATCTCTCACAGGGGCGGAAACACGgtataaaaagattgaaaaaatagCACTTGCACTGTTGCATGCATCATGACCCCTCAAGACGTATTTCCAGGGAAGACAGATCGTAGTCTACTCTGAATATCCGTTGAAGAGAATCTTGGAGCGTGCTGATGATTCCAGCCGACTGGCAATATGGTCAAATTTTCTGGGAGCGTGTGTAATCAAGTACGAAACCATAACTGCATAAAAGGGACACGCACTGGCTACCCTGTTAGCATATTTCCCTGTGGACGACATAAAAacagttaaagaagaagaagagttgttgAACAAACCCGAAGAGTCAACCACTAATCAGCCTGGAGGCGCACTACAAGGAAGATGGTGTATTGCAACACGTCATTCATGTGGCTAGAACATATATTTAGTGTGGCTAAATCCTATTGCCACATAATTATTTTTGGCCACACCTGTGGCAACAACCTGGGTGGCAAGAAGTTATAGCCACACCTCTATTATACTGTAGAAAAAGCTGAGTCTTTTGCCACTCCAGATAGTGAGGCAATAGCACGAGGgaaaaaattatatttttgatttaattttttatttatattcaatattattatatttttaaaatttgtTTCCACGCATATGACGGAACTGGTGAGTCAATTTGGGGTTACCATATTTGATTTCGTTTTTTTATCAGAAGaatattgttttcttttcttttttctacacggtactaattttaatttaagaacataaagcaaaaaaaaaatgaaaaacattcCAAAAAGGATTCTTCCAAAAAACAGAAACATTTCATTGCGGCGTTTTTGAATCATTGATTGATTACAATAATTATCCTCGTAATACGTTTAGATCTCTAATTACaaactatgtaaatcaaaaagaaaaaaaattgatctcCAAACAGAATCTTTCATCGGGTTCAATGGTCCTCCTGCGAAAGAAACAATTGAACAAAATTGATTATCAAAAACATAACATTAAAAAACGTTTAGACTTCCGTCTCAAAGTTCAATCAAATTTATTGAAATTAAACTTACTAGATACCAAAGAGAAACCATGAGATCAAATATCCTTCAATGTCCATGGAAGTTGCAACCGAAGGTAAAGACTTTAAGATCGccaatagaaaaaaaaatgactTTAAGATTTAACCATTTTATTAAGAGTGGAATTGTATATGAATAATAAATATACCTCATATGGTATTAGAATATTTTATACCATAAGAAAATGACGGCCTTTGATGGTAGTAAAAGAGAAACCAAAAGCTTCTTTCGGAAGAGCACCACAGGTCCATTGTTTAAGTATGAATTATGAAAGACCTTTGTGATCAAGTTGTACATAAACATGCTGCAGGAAAACTAGTGCCTGTAGTCTGTATATGATGATAAGGTATCGTAAAGAAGAAATAATTCTCATCGAGAGAGTGCAAGAGAGATTAAGGGGCGGCTGTTCTAGCTccaaatcaaaagaaaagaaattataaGACTGGACTTACGGATCATGCGGTTATTTTGAGAGATAATGTAAATAATTATATAGTATATTTTATTCAACTGATATGGAGACATTTATGTTTGGTCAAAATCTTCTGTTTGGGACGGTTTTCAAAATATTTTGCATGTGATTAAAATTGAAATAGTAAATCTGGTAAATTATATACCTTCTTGCAACACCATTTTAAACATATGTGGCAAGAAATTGCTCTTTTGCCACAACACACAAGACCGGTGGGTATAAAACTACCTATTGCTACACCTAAGCTTACATGCGGCAATAACGCTTATATTGCCACACCTAGTACAAAATACGTGAGGCAATAGAACCGTTTTTTTGTAGTGGCGAATCCACTATGTAAGTCGATACACATGAGCCAATATGGACCGTGTTTACTGATGGGTTATCAAATGTTGGTGGAGCTGGTTTTGGTTGTGTCATCCTTACTCCCGAAGGTTCAAGGATTGAGAAAGCAACCAGATTGGAATTTAGCGCACCAAACAATGAAGCTGAATATGAAGATGTAATTATCGGTTTAAATGATGTCAAACAGTTAGATACGAATAACGTAAAGCTGGTCACTGATTCTATGCTAGTAGTCAATCAGTTTCTGGGCACCTACAAAGCCAATGACGAGAGGATGGCCTTATACTTGGATTGCATGAGAAAACTGGCAAACGAGTTAGACCAGTTCTCTATTGGGCAGCGACCCCGACTGGAAAACAGGCATGCAGACGCTTTAGCATATCTGTCTTCCCAGTTGATACTGACACCACTCGTTTCGTGGTAGTAGATTTCCAAGAGTTACCAAGCATCTCCGACAACCACTTTGTTATGGATCTCGAACACGCTAGTGGGAGCGAGAGAGTAACTATATCAGCACATGAAAATATCGGCAACATCGACAGCAATATGGATGTTGACAATCCAGTGATAGACAATTCAGGCAATCCTGCTGAAAACACTTCAGACTGGCGTCAACCATATATTCGGTATTTGACAACCAGTGAACTCCCAGAAGATGATCATCTCGCTTCAAAAGTGAAGAAGAATGCATGGAGATATGCAATGATTGAGGGACAGTTATACCGCAAACTTGTAGCTTTGGAGCCATTTTGCGATGCATATCAGCCGAGGAAGGACAACAGATATTGGCAGAGGCTCATGAAGGAATTTATGGCAATCATTCTGGATGGCGCAGTCTCGCACACAGGATACTTACCCAGGGGTACTTCTGGCCTTACATGCAGAAAGATGCCAAACAGTACGCGCAGAAGTGTGTGCCATGTCAAGAGCATGCTCCAATTCCTAGAAGGCCCGCCAACGAATTGCGTCCAGTTTTAAGTTCATGGCCATTCGCTAAGTGGGGACTAGACTTCGTCGGAACACTCCCCAAAGCTCCTGGAGGAGTGAAATTAGTTTTGGCTTCTACTGattattttaccaaatgggtcgAGGCAGTGGCGCTGGTACATGTTACTAGACATGATGTAAAAAGGTTCATATGGGAGAACATCGTATGCAGATTCGGAATCCCACACGAGTTAGCGTTAGACAATGGAGAGCAGTTCGACTCTGGAGTTATCAAAAAATTATGCGAGAACCTGAGCATTCGCCACAACTTCTCTGCTCTGTATTATGCTCAGAGCAATGGGCAGGCAGAATCGACAAATCGTGTTATTATGGACAACCTCAAGAAAAGGTTGGAGAAAGCGAAGGGAAAATGAACAGAAGAGTTCCCAGGAGTCTTATGGTCTTACCGAACGACCCCAAAAATATCCAATGGATTTTATCCATTCATATTGGCTTATGGGACAAAAGAAGTCATATCCATTGAGGTACATCTGAAGACTACCAAGACCTGTGCTGTCAAATCTAGAAACAACGACAACATAATGGCTTTGGATAAAGAGCTGTTAGAAGaacaaagagaaaaatctttgCAGCAATTGGTTCGATACCAACAGGAAATCAATCTGAGCTATGATCGTAAAGTCAGAGAAAGATCATTCAAACCAGGGGAATATgtcttgaagaaaaatcgagtagCCACGATGGAACCAAACTGTGGAAAGCTCGGAGCAAATTGGGAAGGTCCATACATAGTAGATAGGCCCACATCTCGTGGCTCATACTACTTAAGGTACCTCGATGGAACTCAAGATTCAAAACCCTGGAAGCCGTGGAATTcgttctacttgaagaaattttatcattagatacATTCACATAGGAGTAGTTTCGTTCAAATCCTGCTTTGCTaaactctttttcttttatgatggttttatcccactgggttttccacgCAAATATTTTAACGAGGCAGTTGTTGTCGGGAAGTAGGTACTTATCTTATTattcagaaatttaattcaacattattTTGCTACTCCACACTATATCAATATTGTTCGTTACTTAATTTTAAGTTATTGTGGATGGATCGAATCCGCAGTCAGTCCCAAAATCGCAAAGAAGTGGAGTTTGATCCTGTTGTCAACAACATCTCCAACACCTGGCAAATATGGTAAATGCACAGTTCGAGCATTTTTGCCTTTTCTCAAGCATATACCCATCATATGGGACGTCAACAAATGTGGCGAACATTTTCACCTGCCCAGGCATGTGAAAATGTACATATCTCAAATCTACACGTATCTTGAATAGTAGGATAGGCCCCCTGcgcgaattcaagatagcagaAAAACTCAAATACTCATTCCATGCGCGAGCGAAATGCAGCAAGGAGGTGCACCCTTGCGAAAGCATTGAGAAGCATGACACAACTTCATATTGGGGGCGAGTTATATATCACCTCAATTACTTGGGGGAGAGACATATAACACCTCAGAGCAAACATTACAGTACCTGGGGGCGAGTTGCATAACACTCTGAACAACACGTTTGGGGGCGAGTTATGCAACACTTCAGAACGATGCGAAGATCAGTTGCTAACAGAATTGG
Proteins encoded in this window:
- the LOC113326522 gene encoding uncharacterized protein LOC113326522 — encoded protein: MTAFDGSKRETKSFFRKSTTVDTHEPIWTVFTDGLSNVGGAGFGCVILTPEGSRIEKATRLEFSAPNNEAEYEDVIIGLNDVKQLDTNNVKLVTDSMLVVNQFLGTYKANDERMALYLDCMRKLANELDQFSIGQRPRLENRHADALAYLSSQLILTPLVSW